The Anolis carolinensis isolate JA03-04 chromosome 2, rAnoCar3.1.pri, whole genome shotgun sequence genome has a window encoding:
- the lman1 gene encoding protein ERGIC-53, giving the protein MAARWVQKRRWAGAGERVLWAALLLLPLAEGTGQAEGGGDAAPVAPHRRFEYKYSFKGPHLVQGDGAVPFWVHTGNAIPSADQIRITPSLKSQRGSVWTKSKSIFEYWEIEVTFRVTGRGRVGADGLAVWFTEEQGLEGPVFGAADNWNGVGVFFDSFDNDAKKNNPAVVIVGNNGKLHYDHQNDGSTQALASCQRDFRNKPYPVRAKITYYQKTLTVLINNGFTPDKEDYEFCAKIESMVLPPQGYFGISAATGGLADDHDVLSFLTFQLTEPGKEAPPPDAEIPEKDKEKYQEQFEHFQQELDKKKEEFQKEHPDMEGHPTEDLYETVSDRELRQIFEGQNRIHLEIKQLNRQLNMILDEQRRYVSSLTDEISKRSTGVPGQVSQQGIDIFVKTQEEVLKQVGEMKNSIGEALKLVSGIQHAGSVGGVYETTQHFNDIKDHLHVVKRDIEHLVQRNVPSNEKPKCPELPQFPSCLSTTHFFVFVAVQTLLFIGYIMYRSQQEAAAKKFF; this is encoded by the exons ATGGCGGCGCGCTGGGTGCAGAAGCGGAGGTGGGCCGGCGCCGGGGAGCGGGTGCTGTGGGCCGCCTTGCTCTTGCTTCCCCTCGCGGAGGGCACCGGCCAGGCGGAAGGCGGAGGCGACGCGGCTCCCGTGGCTCCTCACCGGCGCTTCGAGTACAAATACAGCTTCAAGGGGCCGCACTTGGTGCAGGGGGACGGCGCCGTGCCCTTTTGGGTTCACACAGGAA ATGCTATTCCCAGTGCTGATCAGATAAGGATAACTCCATCATTAAAAAGTCAGAGGGGATCAGTATGGACAAAAAGCAAATCCATATTTGAATATTGGGAGATTGAAGTGACCTTCCGAGTAACAGGAAGAGGGCGAGTAGGAGCTGATGGACTG GCTGTCTGGTTTACAGAAGAGCAAGGCTTAGAAGGTCCTGTTTTTGGAGCAGCTGACAACTGGAACGGTGTTGGTGTCTTCTTTGACTCCTTTGACAATGATGCAAAG AAAAACAACCCAGCAGTGGTTATTGTTGGAAATAATGGCAAGCTTCATTATGATCATCAAAA TGATGGTTCAACGCAAGCTTTGGCATCCTGTCAAAGAGATTTTCGTAACAAGCCTTACCCAGTCCGAGCAAAGATCACATACTATCAAAAGACACTGACG GTATTGATAAACAATGGCTTCACTCCAGACAAAGAAGACTATGAGTTTTGTGCCAAAATAGAAAGTATGGTGCTACCACCTCAAGGATACTTTGGAATCTCCGCAGCAACTGGTGGTCTTGCAG ATGACCATGATGTCTTGTCTTTCCTAACCTTTCAGTTGACGGAGCCTGGCAAAGAAGCG CCTCCACCTGATGCAGAAATTCCAGAAAAGGACAAGGAGAAGTATCAAGAACAGTTTGAGCATTTCCAGCAAGAGCTGGACAAAAAGAAGGAGGAATTTCAGAAAGAGCATCCTGACATGGAAGGGCATCCCA CGGAAGATCTTTATGAGACAGTCAGTGATCGTGAACTAAGGCAAATCTTCGAAGGTCAAAACCGAATACATCTAGAAATAAAGCAACTCAACAGGCAATTAAATATGATTCTGGATGAGCAGAGAAGATACGTCTCTTCGTTAACAGATGAAATTTCCAAAAGATCGACTGGTGTTCCAGGGCAG gtCTCCCAGCAGGGAATTGACATTTTTGTGAAGACTCAAGAGGAGGTCCTAAAACAAGTTGGTGAAATGAA aaATTCCATCGGAGAAGCTCTAAAGCTAGTCAGTGGTATTCAGCATGCTGGGTCAGTTGGGGGAGTCTATGAAACAACCCAGCACTTCAATGACATCAAGGATCATCTCCATGTCGTAAAGAGGGACATCGAACATCTAGTCCAGAGAAATGTG CCATCAAATGAAAAACCCAAATGTCCAGAGCTGCCACAGTTTCCATCTTGTTTATCTACGACACACTTTTTTGTATTTGTAGCAGTCCAAACGTTATTGTTCATTGGTTACATCATGTATAG ATCTCAGCAAGAAGCAGCAGCGAAGAAGTTCTTTTGA